The Bacillaceae bacterium IKA-2 DNA window GCGTTCCAACAGAGATTATGAAAAATGAACAAGTTCAAAAAGCTTATTTAGGAGGGTTGCATCATGACGCTTCTTAAAGTGGAGAACATCCACACGTACATTCAGCAATATCACATTTTGCAAGGAGTTAATTTCGAAGTGAAACAAGGTGAGGTCACCGTTTTATTAGGAAGAAATGGTGCTGGAAAAACGACGACGCTTAGATCTATTATGGGACTAAATCCAGTCAAATCTGGCAATATCACGTTTAAAGGAGAATTGATTCAGGATTCGCCGACACATAAAATTGCTAATGCTGGAATTGGCTATGTTCCTGAAGATCAAGGTATCTTTGGTGGTTTAACTGTCGAGGAAAATATGAAGGTTGCTATGAAGAAAAAAGATGATGCAACCCTTGAAAGAATGGACTGGATATTAGACTTATTTCCTGATTTAAAACAATTTTGGAAAAAGAATGGTGGGCACTTAAGTGGTGGTCAAAAGCAAATGCTATCGATAGCAAGAGCTTATATAAATAATAATGACATGCTTCTTATTGACGAACCAAGTAAAGGTTTAGCACCAATTATTGTCGAGAAAGTAATGGAAACAATTATGCAAATGAAAGAAAAAACGACAGTCGTACTTGTTGAACAAAACTTTATGATGGCAAGTGCTATTGGCGATTATTTTTATATTATTGATGACGGTCAAACTGTTCACAACGGTCTTATGGAAGATCTTAAAGATGATGAGGAATTAAAAAGGAAATATTTAGGTATTGCTTAAGCGAATCTAGAAAGAGGTGAAGAGAATGGAAATGCTCATTAACATTACGGTTAATGGTTTAGCGACAGGGATGCTTATTTTTTTACTTGCGGCAGGGTTAACGCTTATCTTTGGGTTAATGGACGTTTTAAACTTCGCTCATGGTGCTCTATTTTTATGGGGAGCATATTCAGGGATTTGGGCATATACAACCTCGGGAAGTTTTTTCATAGGTATGATTGTTGCGATTGTCACTTGTGGTATTCTCGGGTTTTTATTAGAGCGGTTTATTATAAAACCAGTGTATGGAAATCATATTCAACAAATTTTAATAACATTAGGGGCAATGCTTGTCCTTAGTGAGTTAGTAAAGGTCGTTTGGGGACCTAATATTATTCAAGCACGTGCCCCAGAATGGCTTCGTGGCAGTTGGGAAATTGGCGATGTATTTCTCATTAAATACCGCATTTTCATCATTTTGGTCGGGTTACTCGTTTTTGTTAGTCTTTTATTCCTTTTAAATCGAACGAAGCTTGGACTCATCGTAAGAGCCGGTGTCATGGATAAAGAGATGGTGCAATCATTAGGAATCAACATTCGAAAAGTATTTTTATTTGTATTCATTCTTGGATCTGGAATGGCTGGTTTAGGAGGTATGCTCTTTGGTCCATACTCTGGAGTTATTTACGCAGAATTAGGATTAGAATACGGGATATTAGCTTTTATCGTTGTTGTCATCGGTGGAATGGGTAGTGTGCTTGGTTCAATGATTGCGGCTCTTTTAGTTGGAATTTTAGGGTCTTATGCGGCTTACTTCTTACCTGAAATTGCTTTAGCAGTTAATTTTTTGCTGATGTTATTTATCTTAATTTTTAAACCTTCTGGAATAATGGGCATGAAGGAGGCGCTAAAATGAGCTGGTTGGGACTATCAAAATTTAAACTTACCCTCACAGTCATCTTGATTGGACTGCTCCTACTTCCTTTTGTCAGTGATTCAAGAACGGCACTAATTATGTTAACGAAAATCTTTATTTTTGCGATATTTGCAATGAGCTATGACTTACTCTTAGGTTATACAGGAATCGTATCCTTTGGTCATGCCATGTTTTTTGGTATCGGTGCTTATACGGTAGCGATCAGTTTAAAGGCATTCGGTCCAAGTATCCCTGTCGTTTTATTAGCGGTTGTGATAACGATTATTTTTACAGGTATCGTTAGCTTTCTGGTAGGATTGTTAACACTTCGTTTAAAAGCCCATTTCTTTGCGATGTTGACGTTAGCGGTTTCGGCGCTATTTTTAGTAGTCGCTGAAAAATGGCGCTCTTTAACAATGGGTAATGATGGCTTTACATTCCAAATTCCAGATCTTCTTCGTGATCGTGTTTCATTTTATATAGTAGCACTTATTTTTATGGTCGTTGTATTTTTGTTGTTAGAGCGATTTACTCAGTCTCCAATGGGAAAAGTATTACAGGCAATTAGAGAAAATGAGTCTCGAGTCGAGTCCCTTGGCTATCGTGTCATGCATTACAAAATTACTGCAAATGTAATTGCCGGTATTGTCGCAGGTTTAGCGGGGATTTTATACGCAATGAGTTTACGTTTTGTAAATACGGCTGTATTTACTGTTGAACTTACCTTAGATGCTCTTTTGATTACAATCATTGGTGGGGTGGGGACATTATTTGGTGCTATTGTCGGAGCAGCACTTATTGAGTATACGCGTCATGCTTTAATGGATTTAGCAAGTGTCCATTGGATTTTTGAGCGGTGGATCATTCTATTAGGAACAGTTTTCATTTTAGTAGTCATGTTTTTCCCTAAAGGAATAGTAGGAACGACAAAATATTGGTGGACAAAACGGAAAATGAGTAAAGTAAAACAATCAAAAACTACTACAAAAGGGTGAAATCTCCCAGACAGTGTCTGATAAAAGTAGAAATACAAGATCACAACCTTTGAGAAAGTTTTCCGTTAGATCAAGGCGTGATTAGAGAGTGAGG harbors:
- a CDS encoding ABC transporter ATP-binding protein; translation: MMTLLKVENIHTYIQQYHILQGVNFEVKQGEVTVLLGRNGAGKTTTLRSIMGLNPVKSGNITFKGELIQDSPTHKIANAGIGYVPEDQGIFGGLTVEENMKVAMKKKDDATLERMDWILDLFPDLKQFWKKNGGHLSGGQKQMLSIARAYINNNDMLLIDEPSKGLAPIIVEKVMETIMQMKEKTTVVLVEQNFMMASAIGDYFYIIDDGQTVHNGLMEDLKDDEELKRKYLGIA
- a CDS encoding branched-chain amino acid ABC transporter permease, which encodes MEMLINITVNGLATGMLIFLLAAGLTLIFGLMDVLNFAHGALFLWGAYSGIWAYTTSGSFFIGMIVAIVTCGILGFLLERFIIKPVYGNHIQQILITLGAMLVLSELVKVVWGPNIIQARAPEWLRGSWEIGDVFLIKYRIFIILVGLLVFVSLLFLLNRTKLGLIVRAGVMDKEMVQSLGINIRKVFLFVFILGSGMAGLGGMLFGPYSGVIYAELGLEYGILAFIVVVIGGMGSVLGSMIAALLVGILGSYAAYFLPEIALAVNFLLMLFILIFKPSGIMGMKEALK
- a CDS encoding branched-chain amino acid ABC transporter permease; the encoded protein is MSWLGLSKFKLTLTVILIGLLLLPFVSDSRTALIMLTKIFIFAIFAMSYDLLLGYTGIVSFGHAMFFGIGAYTVAISLKAFGPSIPVVLLAVVITIIFTGIVSFLVGLLTLRLKAHFFAMLTLAVSALFLVVAEKWRSLTMGNDGFTFQIPDLLRDRVSFYIVALIFMVVVFLLLERFTQSPMGKVLQAIRENESRVESLGYRVMHYKITANVIAGIVAGLAGILYAMSLRFVNTAVFTVELTLDALLITIIGGVGTLFGAIVGAALIEYTRHALMDLASVHWIFERWIILLGTVFILVVMFFPKGIVGTTKYWWTKRKMSKVKQSKTTTKG